Proteins found in one Alicyclobacillus cycloheptanicus genomic segment:
- a CDS encoding cupredoxin domain-containing protein — MALLFTAFLATLPYGLSTPAQPPASVSTTPPASVSTTPPASVSTTQSQPSASSATTTGHTVTYQIVTNEIKAQQADGSTVEVYRFDPSVFVVRQGDQVRLQIRGLKGHDHPVLLEGYHLHAVIHRNQTTTLSFQANKVGTYRLICTTHADAAHEGPMEAYLVVLP, encoded by the coding sequence ATGGCCCTTCTGTTCACTGCATTCCTGGCAACCCTTCCCTACGGATTGTCAACACCCGCGCAGCCGCCTGCGTCGGTCAGCACGACTCCGCCTGCGTCGGTCAGCACGACTCCGCCTGCGTCGGTCAGCACAACCCAATCCCAACCCTCCGCCTCGTCCGCAACGACGACGGGACACACCGTTACGTACCAGATTGTGACGAATGAGATCAAAGCACAGCAAGCGGACGGTTCAACTGTGGAGGTCTATCGATTCGACCCCAGTGTGTTCGTGGTTCGGCAGGGTGACCAGGTTCGCCTGCAAATTCGCGGACTCAAGGGGCATGACCACCCCGTGCTCCTTGAAGGGTATCATTTGCACGCCGTGATCCACCGAAACCAAACCACCACACTGTCGTTTCAAGCCAACAAAGTCGGCACCTATCGATTGATTTGCACCACGCACGCGGACGCCGCGCATGAGGGGCCGATGGAAGCGTACCTGGTCGTGCTGCCGTAA
- a CDS encoding M24 family metallopeptidase, which translates to MREVCEARRARLREMLRREGLSAAVVTSPAAGYYFSGVWLETGERVSALILFADRDPIWVVHEMFRHEADAAEVEKQFWKDGDNPYPLIAKIVGETTPIAIDGHWEARHLLPLMAARPNAPAPVVSDAVVGWLRERKDAAEMKSLERASQMADEVVHRVRAALQPGVTEAAVAAELARLWEAVGAAGMSFPPIVAAGTAGAAPHHEPDETKVAAGTTVIVDTGGIYQHYCSDITRTFVIGAPTEEVAKVYECVLAAQLAGIAAAKPGVTLGAVDAAVRKVIEDAGYGPYFTHRTGHGVGLEIHEAPFVVGGNDELLAEGMVMSIEPGIYLPGKFGVRIEDLVVIEADGARSLNQAPKRLDDVVIGG; encoded by the coding sequence ATGCGTGAGGTTTGTGAAGCGCGGCGCGCCCGTTTGCGGGAGATGCTGCGCCGTGAAGGGCTGTCTGCGGCAGTGGTGACCTCGCCCGCGGCGGGGTACTATTTCTCGGGCGTTTGGCTGGAAACCGGGGAGCGGGTCAGTGCGCTGATTTTGTTTGCCGACCGTGATCCCATCTGGGTTGTACACGAAATGTTCCGTCACGAAGCGGATGCGGCGGAAGTGGAGAAGCAGTTTTGGAAGGATGGGGACAACCCCTACCCGCTGATCGCCAAGATTGTGGGGGAGACGACCCCAATCGCGATTGATGGTCACTGGGAAGCGCGGCACTTGCTGCCGTTGATGGCGGCGCGCCCGAACGCGCCAGCGCCGGTGGTGTCTGACGCGGTGGTCGGCTGGCTCCGGGAGCGAAAGGACGCCGCGGAGATGAAGTCACTCGAGCGGGCGTCGCAGATGGCCGACGAAGTGGTTCATCGCGTGCGTGCGGCGCTGCAGCCGGGCGTGACCGAGGCCGCTGTGGCCGCCGAACTCGCCAGGTTGTGGGAGGCGGTTGGCGCAGCGGGGATGTCGTTTCCCCCCATCGTCGCGGCAGGAACCGCCGGGGCCGCCCCGCACCATGAACCCGATGAGACGAAGGTGGCGGCGGGGACGACCGTGATCGTCGATACGGGCGGGATTTACCAGCACTACTGCAGCGACATCACGCGGACGTTTGTCATCGGCGCGCCGACGGAGGAAGTGGCCAAGGTCTACGAGTGTGTGCTGGCGGCGCAGCTGGCCGGCATTGCAGCGGCCAAACCGGGCGTCACGCTCGGCGCGGTGGATGCGGCGGTGCGCAAGGTGATTGAGGACGCCGGGTATGGCCCGTACTTCACGCATCGGACAGGGCACGGCGTTGGGCTGGAGATTCACGAAGCCCCCTTCGTGGTCGGCGGGAACGACGAGCTGCTCGCCGAAGGCATGGTGATGAGCATCGAGCCCGGCATTTATCTGCCTGGCAAATTTGGCGTGCGGATTGAAGACCTGGTGGTGATTGAGGCGGACGGCGCCCGCTCGCTGAACCAGGCGCCGAAGCGGCTGGACGACGTGGTGATTGGCGGGTGA
- a CDS encoding YheC/YheD family protein — MDDVLVVVTGGPPVQADAPRRSLAFSTLAAAAREHDLPAVFVTPAACVRLGRALSGEAYDLRSASFVATKTTLPAKRSVVFDALYLSDLPRFRRALRTMRRSLRRQSIPYFNPAMPAKDVLYRRLAQAALGPGSIPWTAYEATPKRVLTLLDDHDCLWLKPVFGSGGRDIAVIRRRAKACFEVIAQRPDGHCVERTLNPEELTLFLSRANQVRRMVVQEQVDLLQTHDGRRVDFRVTLVRGRAGAWRVVGITQRKAAPGSILTNYHAGGEVLSLTETDTGTRLLQAEFDMPEDALVQITRAALAVSEELTRMHPTFGLLGVDVGCTPDGRYYVYDCNARPGRDILTDDELVEMMKSIAGFARYLADRYNSQ; from the coding sequence GTGGACGACGTGTTGGTGGTGGTGACTGGCGGGCCGCCCGTGCAGGCGGATGCCCCACGCCGATCGCTCGCCTTTTCGACACTGGCGGCGGCCGCGCGGGAACATGATTTGCCGGCTGTATTTGTCACACCTGCGGCGTGTGTCCGTCTCGGCCGCGCCCTCTCCGGGGAGGCGTATGACCTTCGTTCCGCCTCGTTTGTTGCGACGAAGACGACCCTGCCGGCGAAGCGGTCGGTTGTCTTCGACGCGTTGTACTTATCGGACTTGCCGCGCTTTCGCCGTGCGCTTCGGACGATGCGGCGGTCGCTCCGGCGTCAGTCCATTCCATACTTCAATCCCGCCATGCCCGCCAAGGATGTGCTCTATCGACGCTTGGCGCAGGCCGCGCTGGGGCCGGGCAGCATCCCCTGGACTGCGTATGAAGCGACGCCGAAGCGTGTGCTGACCCTGTTGGACGATCACGACTGTCTCTGGCTGAAGCCTGTGTTTGGTTCGGGCGGGCGCGACATTGCGGTGATTCGGCGGCGCGCGAAGGCGTGCTTTGAGGTCATCGCGCAACGTCCGGATGGTCACTGCGTGGAACGGACGTTGAACCCAGAGGAATTGACGCTCTTTCTGAGCCGGGCAAACCAGGTGCGGCGAATGGTCGTGCAGGAACAGGTCGATCTCCTGCAGACACACGACGGCCGGCGGGTCGACTTTCGCGTCACATTGGTCAGAGGTCGCGCTGGCGCCTGGCGTGTGGTCGGCATCACCCAGCGAAAGGCGGCGCCGGGATCGATTCTGACGAATTATCATGCGGGTGGAGAAGTCTTGTCACTCACGGAAACGGATACAGGCACCCGCTTGCTGCAAGCTGAGTTTGACATGCCCGAAGATGCGCTGGTGCAGATCACGCGAGCCGCGCTGGCGGTCTCGGAGGAATTGACGCGCATGCACCCGACGTTCGGGCTGCTGGGGGTGGATGTTGGCTGCACGCCGGACGGCCGTTACTATGTGTACGACTGCAATGCGCGGCCCGGCAGGGACATCCTGACGGATGATGAATTGGTGGAGATGATGAAATCCATCGCGGGCTTTGCGCGGTATTTAGCCGACCGGTACAATAGCCAGTAG